The Candidatus Zixiibacteriota bacterium genome includes a window with the following:
- the lpxB gene encoding lipid-A-disaccharide synthase — protein sequence MSNILIVAGEASGDTLGAGFVREFLRLEPDCKFIGLGGDKMASAGVELLYHIRKLAFLGFWEVVKNIRFIKKVEKDILSHIDKIKPQMAVLIDYPGFNLRLASKLKQRGIKVFYYTSPQIWAWGAKRIDKIKSNVDMMAAIFEFENEIYQNAGVPIKWVGHPLLDEIKTSMTVDKFHQKCRLNSNDVSIGLFPGSRLQEINRILPEMLAAIKLISQKYPNIKGIISKAPGISSAVYHNIIDNIAQNALLLENDNYELMAYAKLNMVCSGTATLECAIIGTPMLVLYKTSFLTYHIARRLIKIPYIGMVNVVAKKQIVPELIQGDCAAAKIADVAGQFLDNTDYYNMVKEQLSHIKSKLGETGAARRAAQAAIEVMRG from the coding sequence ATGAGCAATATTTTAATAGTTGCCGGCGAGGCATCCGGCGACACTCTTGGCGCCGGCTTTGTGCGGGAGTTTTTGCGGCTCGAGCCGGACTGTAAATTCATCGGGCTTGGCGGCGATAAAATGGCATCGGCCGGAGTAGAACTTCTATATCATATCAGGAAATTGGCATTTTTGGGATTTTGGGAAGTTGTCAAGAATATCCGCTTTATTAAAAAAGTTGAAAAGGATATTCTTTCTCATATTGATAAGATAAAACCGCAGATGGCGGTATTAATTGACTATCCGGGATTTAATCTCAGGCTGGCTTCGAAATTAAAGCAAAGAGGTATAAAAGTATTTTACTATACCAGCCCGCAAATTTGGGCCTGGGGCGCGAAACGGATTGATAAAATTAAAAGTAATGTCGATATGATGGCCGCTATTTTTGAATTTGAGAATGAAATTTATCAAAATGCCGGCGTGCCTATAAAATGGGTAGGCCATCCGCTGCTCGATGAGATAAAAACATCGATGACAGTAGATAAATTTCATCAAAAATGCAGGCTTAACTCAAATGATGTTTCAATAGGCTTGTTCCCCGGTTCACGTCTGCAGGAAATAAACCGCATACTGCCGGAAATGCTTGCGGCAATTAAGCTGATTTCGCAAAAATATCCCAACATCAAAGGAATAATAAGTAAAGCTCCCGGAATCAGCAGTGCGGTTTATCATAATATTATCGATAACATCGCACAAAACGCCTTGCTTCTCGAAAACGACAATTATGAACTCATGGCGTATGCAAAACTTAATATGGTTTGCTCCGGCACCGCTACATTAGAATGCGCTATCATCGGCACGCCAATGCTGGTGCTGTATAAAACATCGTTTTTGACTTATCATATAGCCCGCAGGTTAATTAAAATACCCTATATTGGCATGGTCAATGTAGTTGCCAAAAAGCAAATAGTCCCCGAATTGATACAGGGGGATTGCGCAGCGGCAAAGATTGCCGATGTTGCCGGGCAGTTTCTCGATAATACAGATTATTACAATATGGTAAAGGAACAACTTTCGCACATCAAATCGAAATTGGGGGAAACCGGCGCAGCTAGAAGGGCAGCGCAGGCGGCGATTGAAGTTATGCGTGGTTAA